Proteins encoded within one genomic window of Haladaptatus sp. QDMS2:
- a CDS encoding ATP-NAD kinase family protein, producing MRRIGVVVNPIAGMGGRVGLKGTDGAVEQARELGAEPRSPARARDALESLAKHAPDATILTVSGEMGEAAARAAGFTPELVSEAPADTTAADTREAVRRFVEADVDLVLFAGGDGTAVDVAETLAELDAETPMLGIPTGVKIYSAVFAVSPSAAGHIAATFDRVESSEVMDLDEAAYRDGEVRAELKGVVNVPVADDRQSSKQLSSGTIETLVDGFVADIDPAVTYVLGPGSTVGAIKDALGFDGSPLGVDVWRDGEVLVTDGNEAQILDALGAQNRIVVSPIGGQGFIFGRGNHQLSPAVIRQCDVDVVGSRAKIDDIGVLRVDTGDSALDEELKGWYRVRVGRFEHRMLKAV from the coding sequence ATGCGACGCATCGGAGTGGTGGTGAATCCAATCGCCGGCATGGGCGGGCGCGTCGGCCTCAAGGGGACTGACGGCGCGGTCGAGCAGGCCCGCGAACTCGGCGCGGAACCACGCTCGCCGGCTCGCGCTCGCGACGCTCTCGAAAGCCTCGCCAAACACGCCCCCGACGCGACGATTCTCACGGTCTCCGGGGAGATGGGTGAGGCCGCAGCGAGGGCCGCTGGCTTCACTCCCGAACTCGTCTCCGAAGCACCCGCTGACACCACTGCCGCGGACACCCGGGAAGCCGTCAGGCGGTTCGTCGAAGCTGACGTGGACCTCGTCCTGTTCGCTGGCGGCGATGGCACCGCTGTGGACGTCGCCGAGACGCTCGCCGAGTTGGACGCGGAGACGCCGATGCTCGGCATTCCGACCGGGGTGAAAATCTACTCCGCCGTGTTCGCCGTCTCGCCGAGTGCGGCAGGGCACATCGCAGCCACCTTCGACCGCGTCGAATCGAGCGAAGTGATGGACTTAGACGAGGCCGCTTACCGCGATGGCGAGGTGCGCGCGGAACTCAAAGGTGTGGTGAACGTCCCGGTTGCAGACGACCGCCAGTCGTCGAAACAACTCTCTTCTGGAACCATCGAGACGCTCGTCGATGGGTTCGTCGCAGACATCGACCCGGCGGTCACCTACGTCCTCGGTCCCGGCAGCACCGTGGGCGCAATCAAAGACGCGCTCGGGTTCGACGGGTCGCCACTGGGCGTCGACGTCTGGCGAGACGGGGAGGTACTCGTCACCGACGGCAACGAAGCGCAGATTCTCGACGCCCTCGGAGCACAAAATCGCATCGTCGTCTCCCCCATCGGTGGGCAGGGATTCATCTTTGGGCGGGGGAACCACCAGTTGTCTCCCGCCGTCATTCGCCAGTGCGACGTCGACGTCGTCGGGTCGCGAGCGAAGATCGACGACATTGGTGTGCTGCGTGTTGACACGGGCGATTCGGCGCTCGACGAGGAATTAAAGGGCTGGTATCGCGTTCGCGTCGGTCGATTCGAACACCGAATGCTGAAAGCCGTTTAA
- a CDS encoding aldehyde dehydrogenase family protein produces MSQQATETFRHYIGGKWTEGAGGETFESLNPATGEVLGEFAKGTPADVDAAVDAATAAFEEWRNLSHIDRAEYLWDIYHEMRERTDELAEIVTKECGKEISEGRADVVEAYHMVEWAAGDARHPKGDVIPSEIPSKDAYMRRKPRGVVGCITPWNFPVAIPFWHMAVALVEGNTVVWKPAEQTPWCGQIIAEMFEDAGIPDGVFNMVQGFGDAGAAISEHEDVKTVLFTGSAEVGQKVAQIAAAQPGKLAACEMGGKNGIVITANADLDIAVHSAIMSSFKTTGQRCVSSERLIVHEDIYDEFKERFVELAEQISVGDPLDENTFMGPAIEPDHVEKIRQYRDLAIKEGATVLVDRTDLDASEIPAGHEDGYWVGPLVYEIEYGPDVRVIREEVFGPHVALLTYAGDIEEAVAMHNDTEYGLAGAIISEDYREINYFRDHAEVGLSYGNLPCIGAEVHLPFGGVKKSGNGYPSAREIIEAVTERTAWTLNNSKEIRMAQGLSADIKTQDS; encoded by the coding sequence ATGAGCCAGCAGGCAACAGAAACCTTCCGCCACTACATCGGCGGGAAGTGGACCGAGGGTGCAGGAGGGGAGACGTTCGAGAGTCTAAACCCAGCGACGGGCGAGGTGCTCGGTGAGTTCGCGAAGGGGACGCCGGCGGACGTTGACGCGGCCGTCGACGCCGCCACAGCCGCCTTCGAGGAGTGGCGCAATCTTTCGCACATCGACCGCGCGGAGTATCTCTGGGACATCTACCATGAGATGCGAGAACGCACCGACGAACTCGCAGAAATCGTCACCAAGGAGTGCGGCAAAGAAATCTCGGAAGGCCGGGCCGACGTGGTCGAAGCCTACCACATGGTGGAGTGGGCCGCAGGCGACGCCCGCCACCCGAAAGGGGACGTGATTCCCTCGGAGATTCCGAGCAAGGACGCCTACATGCGCCGTAAGCCGAGAGGTGTCGTTGGCTGTATCACACCGTGGAACTTCCCCGTGGCCATCCCGTTCTGGCACATGGCCGTCGCGCTCGTCGAAGGGAATACGGTGGTCTGGAAACCGGCTGAACAGACGCCGTGGTGTGGGCAAATCATCGCAGAGATGTTCGAGGACGCGGGCATCCCCGACGGTGTGTTCAACATGGTCCAGGGATTTGGCGACGCCGGGGCCGCCATCAGCGAACACGAGGACGTAAAGACGGTGTTGTTCACGGGATCCGCCGAAGTCGGCCAGAAGGTCGCCCAGATTGCGGCCGCCCAGCCCGGAAAGCTCGCGGCCTGTGAGATGGGCGGGAAAAACGGCATCGTCATCACCGCGAACGCAGACCTCGACATCGCCGTTCACTCGGCCATCATGTCGTCGTTCAAGACGACCGGTCAGCGATGTGTCTCGTCGGAACGCCTCATCGTCCACGAGGACATCTACGACGAGTTCAAAGAACGGTTCGTCGAACTCGCCGAGCAGATTTCGGTCGGTGACCCACTCGACGAGAACACCTTCATGGGGCCGGCCATCGAGCCAGACCACGTCGAAAAGATTCGCCAGTACCGCGACCTCGCGATAAAAGAGGGCGCAACCGTGCTCGTAGACCGCACGGACCTCGACGCAAGCGAGATTCCAGCGGGCCACGAGGACGGCTACTGGGTCGGCCCGCTGGTCTACGAAATCGAGTACGGCCCGGACGTGCGCGTCATCCGCGAAGAAGTGTTCGGCCCGCACGTTGCGCTGCTCACGTACGCAGGTGACATCGAGGAAGCGGTGGCGATGCACAACGACACCGAGTACGGACTGGCGGGAGCCATCATCTCCGAGGACTACCGCGAAATCAACTACTTCCGTGACCACGCGGAGGTGGGCCTGTCCTACGGGAACCTCCCGTGTATCGGCGCAGAGGTCCACCTCCCGTTCGGCGGCGTCAAGAAATCAGGGAATGGCTATCCTTCGGCCCGCGAAATCATCGAAGCCGTCACCGAACGGACAGCGTGGACGCTCAACAACTCGAAGGAGATTCGGATGGCTCAGGGCCTCTCTGCTGATATCAAGACGCAAGACTCGTAG
- a CDS encoding SRPBCC family protein: MTVRVAETFELPATPARVWEFIADPAKRAEYISVVDSYTIDDDEGTKATWQISIPIPFIDKTVPVRTEDVKREEPEYIKFVGRSSVMHVVGEHELTETENGTKLENRFVVEGKVPGVERFFKRNLSKELKNLEAALLEDLKTSA; the protein is encoded by the coding sequence ATGACCGTCCGGGTTGCAGAAACGTTCGAGTTGCCCGCCACGCCCGCGCGCGTCTGGGAGTTCATCGCAGACCCGGCCAAACGCGCAGAGTACATCAGCGTCGTCGATTCGTACACCATCGACGACGACGAGGGGACGAAAGCGACGTGGCAGATTAGCATCCCGATTCCGTTCATCGACAAGACCGTCCCAGTCCGAACTGAGGACGTAAAACGCGAGGAACCCGAGTACATCAAGTTCGTCGGTCGGTCGTCGGTGATGCACGTCGTGGGCGAACACGAACTCACGGAGACCGAAAACGGGACGAAATTGGAAAACCGGTTCGTCGTCGAGGGGAAGGTCCCCGGCGTCGAACGCTTCTTCAAGCGCAATCTCTCGAAGGAGCTGAAGAACTTAGAGGCCGCCCTGCTCGAAGACCTGAAAACCTCCGCGTAA
- a CDS encoding RIO1 family regulatory kinase/ATPase, producing MAFRRFLRGRVEWDRLESVARAIADRYGEDDVHVEFLEADNWLSTPCVVNERWFVKIITEQNSLVHALLTTGRNIGAFTSGTEGFFDHYGTAYDMAEHEFEATKKLREIGIDAPEPIEAFEFEDLGILVLEYLPEFRTLNELDRREALSYAPDLFEALATMHDNRLAHGDLRGENVLIANNTLYFIDATNVKESGLADARSYDLACGLAALEPIIGAGPAVDSALDSYSIEEVLAAREFLDFINMRPDHDFDASAVKGEIEKQAS from the coding sequence ATGGCATTCAGGCGGTTCCTCCGCGGGCGCGTCGAATGGGACCGACTCGAGTCGGTCGCGAGAGCCATCGCAGACCGGTACGGGGAAGACGACGTGCACGTCGAATTTCTCGAAGCCGACAACTGGCTCTCTACTCCCTGCGTCGTCAACGAGCGGTGGTTCGTGAAGATAATCACCGAACAGAACTCGCTCGTCCACGCGCTGCTCACGACGGGCCGTAACATCGGTGCGTTCACGAGCGGGACGGAGGGCTTTTTCGACCACTACGGCACCGCCTACGACATGGCCGAACACGAGTTCGAAGCGACGAAGAAACTGCGGGAAATCGGCATCGACGCCCCCGAACCGATTGAGGCCTTCGAGTTCGAAGACCTCGGCATCCTCGTCCTCGAATATCTCCCCGAGTTCCGGACGCTGAACGAACTCGACCGCCGTGAAGCACTTTCCTACGCTCCCGACCTGTTCGAGGCGCTCGCGACGATGCACGACAACCGCCTCGCCCACGGCGACCTGCGGGGGGAAAACGTCCTCATCGCGAACAACACGCTCTACTTCATCGATGCGACGAACGTCAAAGAATCCGGCCTCGCGGACGCTCGGTCCTACGACCTCGCGTGCGGGCTCGCCGCGCTCGAACCCATCATCGGGGCCGGCCCCGCCGTCGATTCGGCCCTCGACAGCTACTCGATAGAAGAGGTGCTCGCCGCCCGTGAGTTCTTAGACTTTATCAACATGCGCCCGGACCACGATTTCGACGCCAGCGCGGTGAAAGGCGAAATCGAAAAACAGGCCAGCTAA
- a CDS encoding LEA type 2 family protein, whose product MAGAKTLFFGSKLKVVVAVVGLLSASVGGAWALGIVGVPGVVAVENRFTGVSDTATQIQTDLVVNNPNPISLQLGGTSVEYDVAMNDVSIASGQKEGLNIDRGNTTLQFETQMDNEKIPAWWVTHIQNNETTNVNIDATVHSSLLGRSFNVPQSQQVNTNLIGQFNSDETRRIDANQALISDPVLYINQTSAEWGTVTQQKTPIDLRFKMYNPKLTPYTITELGYTVTMNGITVGEGTTDRSYVIPGGATETVQTKANINNQLLDDWWASHLRNDQVSELRIDFYAKVQLGQSGPTVRLPLDQLTHSQTVETDIFGTKDQTDIETNASSDTSAGDDAQSTTTDGTTTSESEATTATEETTTSQPTTTEDGGILDLPLGTRVLWAGPAIAF is encoded by the coding sequence ATGGCAGGGGCAAAGACACTCTTCTTTGGCAGCAAACTCAAGGTCGTCGTCGCCGTGGTCGGCCTGCTCAGCGCCAGCGTCGGCGGTGCGTGGGCGCTCGGTATCGTCGGCGTTCCGGGCGTCGTCGCCGTCGAAAACCGGTTTACCGGCGTGAGCGACACGGCGACACAGATTCAGACCGACCTCGTGGTGAACAATCCGAACCCGATAAGCCTCCAACTCGGCGGTACGTCGGTCGAGTACGACGTGGCGATGAACGACGTCTCCATCGCCAGTGGGCAAAAAGAGGGGCTAAACATCGACCGGGGCAACACCACCCTCCAGTTCGAAACGCAAATGGACAACGAGAAGATTCCCGCGTGGTGGGTCACGCACATCCAGAACAACGAGACGACGAACGTGAACATCGACGCGACGGTTCACTCCTCGCTGCTCGGCCGCTCGTTCAACGTCCCCCAATCCCAGCAGGTGAACACGAACCTCATCGGGCAGTTCAACTCGGACGAGACCCGACGTATCGACGCGAATCAGGCGCTCATCTCCGACCCAGTCCTCTACATCAACCAGACGAGCGCCGAGTGGGGCACGGTGACCCAACAGAAGACGCCAATCGACCTGCGATTCAAGATGTACAACCCCAAACTCACGCCCTACACCATCACCGAACTCGGCTACACGGTGACGATGAACGGCATCACGGTCGGTGAAGGGACGACGGACCGCTCCTACGTCATCCCCGGCGGGGCCACCGAGACGGTCCAGACGAAGGCGAACATCAACAACCAGCTCCTCGACGACTGGTGGGCCTCGCACCTGCGAAACGACCAGGTGTCGGAACTGCGCATCGACTTCTACGCGAAGGTGCAACTCGGGCAGAGCGGCCCAACCGTCCGCCTCCCACTCGACCAGTTGACCCACAGCCAGACCGTCGAGACGGACATCTTCGGGACCAAAGACCAGACGGACATCGAAACGAACGCGAGTAGCGACACCTCTGCTGGAGACGATGCCCAGTCTACCACGACCGACGGAACGACGACGAGCGAATCAGAAGCGACGACCGCCACCGAGGAGACGACCACCAGCCAACCGACGACCACCGAAGACGGTGGCATCCTCGACCTGCCCCTCGGAACGCGCGTGCTCTGGGCTGGCCCGGCGATAGCATTTTAA
- a CDS encoding HAH_0734 family protein gives MKRLIIHGDPGIRKGGIINYDGQEMVCFGVARQGDYHGPDRVQLWCTIGTADEQEAFERREFIPMHLEVDAIDASEVDVVKAKGDLAI, from the coding sequence ATGAAGCGGCTCATCATCCACGGGGACCCCGGCATCCGCAAGGGTGGTATCATCAACTACGACGGTCAAGAGATGGTCTGTTTCGGCGTCGCACGACAGGGTGACTACCACGGCCCGGACCGCGTCCAGCTCTGGTGTACCATCGGCACGGCAGACGAACAGGAAGCCTTCGAGCGCCGGGAGTTCATCCCGATGCACCTCGAAGTCGATGCAATCGACGCCTCAGAAGTGGACGTCGTCAAGGCAAAAGGCGACCTCGCTATCTGA
- a CDS encoding 30S ribosomal protein S27e: MAGAFITVKCADCENEQTLFERAATEVACAVCGHTLARPTGGKATIEGEVTEVVESR; encoded by the coding sequence ATGGCAGGAGCCTTCATCACCGTCAAATGCGCAGATTGCGAGAACGAACAGACCCTCTTCGAACGCGCGGCCACGGAAGTCGCCTGCGCCGTCTGCGGGCACACGCTCGCCCGTCCGACCGGCGGCAAGGCGACCATCGAGGGTGAGGTCACAGAGGTCGTCGAGTCACGATGA
- a CDS encoding cupredoxin domain-containing protein has product MASTKAASTGVLRGELGTADRRTFLKATGGLAVVALAGCTGGTGATADTEVDVTLNDFDIILSDDSVEAGRIQFNITNDGPSVHEFVVLRTEIPAAELPTDENGDVDEAGAPGIELVDEVEDLETGDTATLTVDMEAGHYALICNLPAHYRLGMFTDFDVR; this is encoded by the coding sequence ATGGCCAGCACGAAGGCTGCGTCAACTGGGGTACTGCGTGGGGAACTGGGGACGGCCGACCGTCGTACCTTCCTGAAAGCGACTGGGGGCCTCGCCGTCGTCGCGCTCGCCGGCTGTACTGGCGGGACGGGTGCAACTGCTGACACAGAAGTGGACGTCACGCTCAACGACTTCGACATCATCCTGAGTGACGACTCCGTGGAGGCCGGGCGCATCCAGTTCAATATCACGAACGATGGGCCCTCTGTCCACGAATTCGTCGTGCTACGGACGGAGATTCCCGCGGCTGAGTTACCGACCGACGAGAACGGCGATGTAGACGAAGCCGGTGCACCGGGCATCGAACTCGTAGACGAGGTAGAGGACCTGGAGACTGGAGACACGGCGACCCTGACCGTCGATATGGAAGCGGGACACTACGCACTCATCTGCAACCTCCCGGCCCACTACAGACTCGGGATGTTCACGGACTTCGACGTCAGGTAA
- a CDS encoding molybdopterin-binding protein — translation MRVALVSVGDEILAGDTVNTNATWLSQQLAARGVTVERVTTVPDRVADIARVVNEYHAEYDAVLVTGGLGPTHDDLTMAGIAAAFGKSVEPHDEALEWLTTHGGYSRDDLATGTAHLPSGARMLPNEVGVAPGCVVESVYVFPGVPAEMKAMFDLVADEFAGTKRYTDQVVAAEPESALIDRMNEVQAKFGVKVGSYPGENVRIKLESEDEDAVAAAKAWLRERVTEA, via the coding sequence ATGCGCGTCGCCCTGGTCTCCGTCGGTGATGAGATACTCGCTGGAGACACCGTCAACACGAACGCCACCTGGCTCTCCCAGCAATTGGCCGCGCGCGGTGTCACGGTCGAACGCGTGACCACCGTCCCCGACCGGGTTGCCGACATCGCCCGCGTGGTCAACGAATACCACGCCGAGTACGACGCCGTCCTCGTTACGGGCGGACTTGGACCGACCCACGACGACCTGACGATGGCCGGCATTGCCGCCGCGTTCGGAAAGTCCGTCGAACCACACGACGAAGCTCTCGAATGGCTCACGACGCACGGCGGCTACTCGCGCGACGACCTCGCGACGGGGACCGCCCACCTGCCCTCGGGAGCGCGAATGCTCCCCAACGAAGTCGGCGTCGCCCCCGGCTGCGTGGTTGAGTCGGTGTACGTCTTCCCCGGTGTCCCAGCGGAGATGAAGGCGATGTTCGACCTCGTCGCGGACGAGTTCGCGGGAACGAAACGCTACACCGATCAGGTCGTCGCCGCCGAACCCGAGAGCGCGCTCATCGACCGGATGAACGAGGTTCAAGCGAAGTTCGGCGTCAAGGTCGGCAGCTATCCAGGCGAGAACGTTCGCATCAAGCTCGAAAGCGAGGACGAAGACGCGGTCGCTGCGGCGAAAGCGTGGCTACGAGAACGCGTGACAGAAGCTTAG
- a CDS encoding acyl-CoA dehydrogenase family protein → MDFSLPSEHRMIRDTVRDFCDEEIVPIAQEIEDEHRYPAEIFDALADLDMMGVPIAEEYGGLGGDQLMYALTTEEIGRASGSVGLSYAAHISLASKPIEMFGTEAQKERWLRPLATGEYIGSWALTEPGSGSDASNMDTTAVKDGDEWVLNGTKQFITNASEAGSVLVKAVTDPGEGYDGISTFIVDPRNDDGFEVTTIWDKMGLNASPTCEIQFNDVRLPEDRLLGEEGEGWKQTMKTLNGGRISIAALSVGIAQGAYEAAHQYSKEREQFGQPISKFDAIRDKIVSMDRKIERARLLTHKSAWQYDQGMDVTKSSALAKLDASEIAREVSEDAVQVLGGYGYTTDFAPQRMYRDAKLMEIGEGTSEIQHLVIGRQLGL, encoded by the coding sequence ATGGATTTCAGTCTACCGAGCGAACACCGGATGATTCGCGACACCGTTCGAGACTTCTGCGACGAGGAAATCGTCCCTATCGCCCAGGAGATCGAGGACGAACACCGGTATCCTGCGGAAATCTTTGACGCCCTCGCCGACCTCGACATGATGGGCGTCCCCATCGCAGAGGAGTACGGCGGCCTCGGAGGCGACCAGCTCATGTACGCCCTCACGACCGAGGAAATCGGCCGCGCCTCCGGCTCCGTCGGTCTCTCCTACGCCGCCCACATCTCACTCGCCTCGAAACCCATCGAGATGTTCGGCACCGAAGCACAGAAAGAACGCTGGCTGCGCCCGCTCGCGACCGGTGAGTACATCGGGTCGTGGGCGCTCACCGAACCGGGCAGCGGCAGTGACGCCTCGAACATGGACACCACGGCCGTCAAAGATGGTGACGAGTGGGTCCTGAACGGCACGAAGCAGTTCATCACGAACGCGAGCGAAGCCGGGTCCGTCCTCGTAAAGGCGGTCACCGACCCCGGCGAGGGCTACGACGGCATCTCGACGTTCATCGTGGACCCGCGCAACGACGACGGCTTCGAGGTTACCACCATCTGGGACAAGATGGGTCTAAACGCCTCGCCGACCTGCGAGATTCAGTTCAACGACGTGCGCCTCCCCGAAGACCGCCTGCTCGGCGAGGAAGGCGAGGGCTGGAAGCAGACGATGAAGACGCTCAACGGCGGGCGCATCTCCATCGCCGCCCTCTCCGTGGGTATCGCACAGGGAGCCTACGAGGCGGCCCACCAGTACTCCAAAGAGCGCGAGCAGTTCGGCCAGCCAATCTCGAAGTTCGACGCCATCCGCGACAAAATCGTTTCGATGGACCGCAAAATCGAGCGTGCTCGCCTACTGACCCACAAGTCGGCGTGGCAGTACGACCAGGGCATGGACGTCACGAAGTCCTCCGCGCTCGCCAAACTCGACGCGAGCGAGATTGCCCGCGAAGTCTCCGAGGACGCCGTGCAGGTGCTCGGCGGCTATGGCTACACCACTGACTTCGCCCCACAGCGGATGTACCGCGACGCGAAACTCATGGAAATCGGCGAGGGAACCTCCGAAATCCAGCACCTCGTCATCGGCCGCCAGCTCGGCCTGTAA
- a CDS encoding alpha/beta hydrolase — MKRRNFLKRTGIAATGLTALGATTASAATYVPVVSTRGHFDDDANLTAGHTATDYDTDGTVPGIDTSCVSDMTVFVHGWDKKGSDSDAEAAAEDKMEHADSQLDANGYWGTTIGYSWDNNKGGGGDYGWNESQDIAQQNGPKLAQFLLDYKYYCGGTIRIVAHSLGAHVTFSALETLDVSSDWDQYGYEIDSVHLIGAAVDNERPTLEHGDGYYAVANETRATFNYYSNDDSTLSWAYNSFEFDQALGETGKESGNTAPGNYWDYDATSQVGSNHSGYLDNVSDEIVYHMDNVASYE; from the coding sequence ATGAAACGACGCAACTTCCTCAAACGCACCGGCATCGCAGCGACAGGACTCACCGCACTCGGCGCGACCACCGCCTCGGCGGCCACGTACGTTCCGGTGGTCTCGACGCGCGGCCACTTCGACGACGACGCCAACCTCACGGCGGGTCACACGGCGACCGATTACGACACCGACGGCACGGTTCCCGGCATCGACACGAGCTGTGTCTCCGACATGACCGTCTTCGTCCACGGTTGGGACAAAAAGGGTTCGGACAGCGACGCGGAGGCAGCCGCCGAGGACAAGATGGAACACGCAGACAGCCAACTCGACGCTAACGGCTACTGGGGAACCACCATCGGCTATAGCTGGGACAACAACAAGGGCGGGGGCGGCGACTACGGCTGGAACGAATCACAGGACATCGCCCAGCAAAATGGCCCAAAACTCGCCCAGTTCCTCCTCGATTACAAGTACTACTGTGGGGGCACCATCCGCATCGTCGCCCACTCGCTCGGCGCGCACGTCACCTTCAGCGCCCTCGAAACGCTCGACGTGAGTTCCGACTGGGACCAGTACGGCTACGAAATCGACTCGGTCCATCTGATTGGCGCGGCCGTCGACAACGAGCGCCCGACGCTCGAACACGGCGACGGCTACTACGCAGTGGCAAACGAGACCCGAGCGACGTTCAACTACTACAGCAACGACGACAGCACGCTCAGTTGGGCCTACAACTCCTTCGAGTTCGACCAGGCGCTGGGTGAAACTGGCAAGGAATCGGGCAACACCGCGCCCGGTAACTACTGGGACTACGACGCCACCTCACAGGTTGGGAGCAACCACTCCGGCTATCTCGACAACGTCTCCGACGAAATCGTCTACCACATGGACAACGTCGCGAGTTACGAGTAA
- a CDS encoding 50S ribosomal protein L44e produces MQMPRRFNTYCPHCQTHHEHEVEKVRRGRETGMKWIDRQRARGKATIGNAGKFSKVPGGDKPTKKVNLKYRCSDCGKAHLRAGWRAGKLEFQE; encoded by the coding sequence ATGCAGATGCCACGACGCTTCAATACGTACTGTCCGCATTGCCAAACGCACCACGAACACGAAGTCGAGAAAGTTCGTCGCGGTCGCGAAACCGGGATGAAGTGGATCGACCGCCAGCGTGCCCGTGGCAAAGCCACGATCGGTAACGCAGGCAAGTTCTCCAAGGTGCCTGGTGGCGACAAGCCAACGAAGAAAGTGAACCTCAAGTACCGCTGCAGCGACTGCGGGAAGGCCCACCTCCGCGCCGGCTGGCGTGCTGGGAAGCTCGAGTTCCAGGAGTAA
- a CDS encoding phosphate uptake regulator PhoU, with translation METRKVQRLGPSTLAMTLPAEWAKAHGVEKGDEVTIRMGGKGTLTVMPESAQTEESEAIIHAKNLDADSVERAIVAQYVLGRRVIHVEADEGETLTSAHINAVYNAETQLMGLGVIEETPDRIAIRCSVDPEDFTLDNLLERLESTGSTMRNEAVKALAHGNPDLAQRALNRERQANKIFVLLLRLIFTAYQNPNLARAVGLADGFPLIGYRSIAKNLELTADNAEDIAKTVIETDGHTLNVDSATMRRIREFTDQVNEITELAVRSAVERDFEMTIEVRKMFAEIGDKEHEILNDLPEMSNKDLLQVREVLVSLQQTAQYAVRNAEIATNLALNEESEHTTIR, from the coding sequence ATGGAGACACGTAAGGTACAGCGACTCGGACCCTCGACTCTGGCGATGACGTTGCCCGCGGAATGGGCAAAGGCACACGGAGTCGAGAAGGGCGATGAGGTGACGATTCGGATGGGCGGAAAGGGTACACTCACGGTCATGCCGGAGTCGGCACAGACCGAGGAGTCTGAGGCTATCATCCACGCGAAGAACCTCGACGCAGATTCCGTCGAGCGGGCAATCGTCGCGCAGTATGTCCTCGGCCGCCGGGTAATCCACGTGGAAGCTGACGAGGGTGAGACCCTCACCAGCGCCCACATCAACGCGGTGTACAACGCGGAGACCCAGCTCATGGGCCTCGGCGTCATCGAGGAGACCCCAGACCGCATCGCCATCCGCTGTTCTGTTGACCCTGAAGATTTCACACTCGACAATCTCTTAGAACGCCTCGAATCGACCGGCTCTACGATGCGAAACGAGGCAGTAAAGGCCCTCGCGCACGGCAACCCGGACCTCGCCCAGCGCGCCCTGAACCGCGAGCGACAGGCGAACAAAATCTTCGTCCTGCTGCTTCGCCTCATCTTCACCGCCTACCAGAACCCCAACCTCGCCCGCGCCGTGGGCCTCGCCGATGGCTTCCCGCTCATCGGCTACCGCTCTATCGCGAAGAACCTCGAACTCACGGCCGACAACGCAGAGGACATCGCGAAGACCGTCATCGAGACGGACGGCCACACCCTGAACGTCGACTCCGCGACGATGCGCCGCATCCGCGAGTTTACGGACCAGGTGAACGAAATCACGGAGCTCGCCGTCCGTTCTGCGGTCGAACGCGACTTCGAGATGACCATCGAGGTCAGGAAGATGTTCGCAGAAATCGGCGACAAGGAACACGAGATCCTGAACGACCTCCCGGAGATGTCGAATAAGGACCTCCTGCAGGTCCGAGAAGTGCTCGTGAGCCTCCAGCAGACGGCTCAGTACGCCGTCCGTAACGCCGAAATCGCGACGAACCTCGCGCTCAACGAGGAATCTGAGCACACGACGATTCGATAG